From Solea senegalensis isolate Sse05_10M linkage group LG16, IFAPA_SoseM_1, whole genome shotgun sequence:
ATTGATAATGAGGCTCTGTACGACATCTGCTTCCGCACACTCAAACTCACCACGCCCACATACGGTGACCTCAACCACCTTGTGTCAGCCACCATGAGTGGGGTGACCACCTGCCTGCGCTTCCCAGGCCAGCTCAATGCTGACCTGAGGAAACTGGCTGTCAACATGGTGCCTTTCCCCAGGCTGCACTTCTTCATGCCAGGCTTCGCCCCCCTGACCAGCAGAGGCAGCCAGCAGTACAGGTAGAGAAGCAATCTGTGGAAACTGTATCAGTGgaggaagttgtgttttttttaatgaataaattgaaaatgaattgtctttttttccatttaggGCACTGACAGTCCCTGAACTCACCCAGCAGATGTTCGACGCCAAGAACATGATGGCCGCCTGCGACCCACGCCACGGCCGCTACCTTACAGTCGCCGCCATCTTCCGTGGCCGCATGTCCATGAAGGAGGTGGACGAGCAGATGCTGAATGTGCAGAACAAGAACAGCAGCTACTTCGTCGAATGGATCCCCAACAATGTCAAGACAGCCGTCTGCGACATCCCCCCGCGTGGCCTCAAAATGGCCGCCACCTTCATCGGCAACAGCACCGCCATCCAGGAGTTGTTCAAGCGCATCTCAGAGCAGTTCACCGCCATGTTCCGCCGCAAGGCCTTCCTCCACTGGTGAGTCAAAGTACAGTGATGTTAGGACAGTGAGAGACGCCCGTGCTCGCCCGCTCTTACccagtatttgtttgtttcaggtaCACGGGCGAGGGCATGGACGAGATGGAGTTCACAGAGGCTGAGAGCAACATGAACGACCTGGTGTCCGAGTACCAGCAGTACCAGGACGCCACTGCTGATGAAGAGGGCGAGtttgatgaggaggaagaggaggaggcggccTAAATGCATACCTGTTCTACCTTCATGCTTCCTCTCCAGTTTTGAAtatgaatgtttattttctttcacttttttctctcctgtgtaGATTTGACAATCGGCTGGTTTGCGAGTGTCGCGTCACTGTAGTCAAAGCTCTCTTGTTTGTAGCAGGCACCTGCTGCTGAGCATATATAACATGCTCAGTGGCAGCGTTGTGATGTAAATGATCGACATGGTTCTGTACAATATTCTGTCTTTTCCAAGTGTCGGGTCgatttaaatgtgtgaagaaaGAAAGTTCCGGTGACCAGTTCAAGGCATTTTTTTGCTGAATGTAAATCTGTttcatacaaaagaaaaaaacagctttttttttagcGGAATTAAATTTGATCCATTTGTCTTAACCCAAGTTAAATCTTTTTAGTTATTGGAGAAAATAAACTTACGCACTACAAGATGAAGATTCGCAGTAAGAGCTGTCAAGAACTGTCACTTTGTTGCTGACATCGAAGGTTGTGATGGGTTTAAATAAAAGTCGTTTGAATTGGTGCTAAACAGTGTTCAGTCTTTAATTAATCTGTCATATATGCATTTTACTGGTTGTACTGGGCTTTTACAGGTATTCAATTAGGTTTTAAAATAGGATCACGTGGTCAACTATCTGTCAAATATAACCTACAAACATGAAGTGGATGAACATGCGGCTGATTTGCAGCTGGAAGCTTCAGATGACTAAAATGGttccctttgcacagcagccattttgacaggtcacaaagaaaggaaaatatgGCTGCGTTCCATTTAGCTTCATCAGATTCAGGGCACATGCTTGTTCTCTGGCAGCCTGCAAACTTAAATTAATTGGAACTGAGCCGCCATTATGTAATCACTACCACCGGGGATGGGCCGACCACACTGTCCTGATGTTTATTTGCTATTGTGATTCATCTTGAAGCCAAATAACAGTGGATATGTCATGTGATACATGTTAATAAAGCCTCTCAATCACCACTGATATCTTATCATTTGTTGGGCTTTAACTGGGGAACAGTGAGATTCCCAGACTAACACCTGTGTCTTTCCTGCTTTAAacgtgtcaaaatggctgctgtacaAAGCCAAAGGTCCCATTATCTCCTCACAGGAGATACCACACCTCCTGTTTACATGAGTCTCTGATCATAAATGATTTCATCAGCACGTTAAGAAACTGAATTTGGCTCATAAATACTGCACATCCTCACAGAAGCTGTATTAAGACCAGTGTGTACAGGTGCGTGTATGATAATGATATGCTGTACATACCTAACTATAATCCTTGTCCTCTCCCTGATGTCACCACATCACAACTGTAACCCTGAAAAAGGACACAGtacataacaaataatacattttaagacCTAA
This genomic window contains:
- the LOC122783365 gene encoding tubulin beta-4B chain-like — its product is MREIVHLQAGQCGNQIGAKFWEVISDEHGIDPTGTYHGDSDLQLERINVYYNEASGGKYVPRAVLVDLEPGTMDSVRSGPFGQIFRPDNFVFGQSGAGNNWAKGHYTEGAELVDSVLDVVRKEAESCDCLQGFQLTHSLGGGTGSGMGTLLISKIREEYPDRIMNTFSVVPSPKVSDTVVEPYNATLSVHQLVENTDETYCIDNEALYDICFRTLKLTTPTYGDLNHLVSATMSGVTTCLRFPGQLNADLRKLAVNMVPFPRLHFFMPGFAPLTSRGSQQYRALTVPELTQQMFDAKNMMAACDPRHGRYLTVAAIFRGRMSMKEVDEQMLNVQNKNSSYFVEWIPNNVKTAVCDIPPRGLKMAATFIGNSTAIQELFKRISEQFTAMFRRKAFLHWYTGEGMDEMEFTEAESNMNDLVSEYQQYQDATADEEGEFDEEEEEEAA